One genomic window of Arachis hypogaea cultivar Tifrunner chromosome 8, arahy.Tifrunner.gnm2.J5K5, whole genome shotgun sequence includes the following:
- the LOC112706084 gene encoding uncharacterized protein produces MPLSKQQLLSRLQELQIEFSRYEHPVVLTVEAQAKYVGHLGGGLSKNLFLKDKKNRFYIVSALADTKVDLKVLSQRLGLGKGGLRMAPEEALGEILQVSLGCVTPFALVNESARDVSLLLDQGFKAQTHCFFHPLSNDMSISLNASGLDKFLKSIGRNPSYVDLEANPPVGKDQPPDLAALVPSGSIVLPDQPEKQPSSQVPKDGNLVSVDNSSKTVSGKAVKPAVSEKNAKGAPVKNERLSSSSANVGQFVEEILQKTSELVLLQINEGNIKQHGEQLGTVVSDNLQKNLSSDFKNLAMIFKNTAYTEGFHAGTQHQRRGF; encoded by the exons ATGCCTCTTTCAAAGCAACAACTCCTTTCTCGTTTACag GAACTTCAGATCGAGTTTTCTCGTTACGAGCATCCTGTTGTTTTGACTGTTGAGGCTCAG GCAAAGTATGTTGGACATTTGGGGGGAGGATTGAgtaaaaatttgtttttgaag GACAAGAAAAACAGATTTTATATCGTTTCTGCTTTAGCTGATACCAAGGTAGATCTTAAAG TGCTATCTCAGCGGCTTGGTTTAGGAAAAGGGGGTCTTAGAATGGCACCTGAAGAGGCTTTGGGTGAAATACTTCAG GTGTCTCTGGGTTGTGTTACTCCATTTGCATTAGTGAATGAATCAGCACg AGATGTTTCACTTTTATTGGATCAAGGATTCAAGGCACAGACGCATTGCTTCTTCCACCCATTGTCAAATGACATGTCCATAT CTCTAAATGCAAGTGGTCTTGACAAATTTCTTAAATCAATAGGAAGAAATCCCTCATATGTTGATTTGGAG GCCAATCCTCCAGTGGGGAAAGATCAACCACCTGATCTTGCTGCTCTAGTTCCATCCGGTTCAATAGTTTTGCCTGATCAGCCAGAAAAGCAACCTTCTTCACAAGTTCCTAAGGACGGAAACCTTGTTTCTGTGGATAACAGTTCCAAGACAGTTTCAG gcaaagctgtcaagccagcTGTTAGTGAGAAAAATGCAAAGGGGGCACCAGTAAAAAATGAACGTTTATCAAGCTCCTCAGCTAATGTTGGGCAATTCGTTGAGGAGATTTTGCAAAAAACATCTGAATTAGTGCTTTTGCAG ATCAATGAAGGAAATATAAAGCAACATGGAGAGCAGCTTGGTACCGTGGTATCCGACAATTTACAGAAAAACCTGAGCTCAGATTTCAAAAACCTTGCT ATGATATTTAAGAACACCGCATACACAGAAGGGTTCCATGCTGGTACTCAACATCAGCGCAGGGGCTTTTGA
- the LOC112706085 gene encoding E3 ubiquitin-protein ligase RING1-like, with product MSLSPPRERSNNNNNGFQLYWCFQCNRMVRAAHDNNPSCPRCFGQFIQEINMPTPRLFLDFTPNTNDPSPQPRLLEALSLMLDPAFQQPRRRPRIRIRRRQPSDTSDPHPTTRPRTWIIVHPIGASPEELEAMVPPPRRDRPVVPIGVDSRDYFLGPGLNELIEQITENDRPGPAPAAERAIRGIPRVKIEAQHLKENSQCPVCQEEFEVGEEVRELPCKHVYHSDCIVPWLRLHNSCPVCRHEVPDGDDDDECVAEGRFQRCLRWTRVSSLWPFHHHRRRVHPADQGPGENNNATASLRAPNPRRSCTIL from the exons ATGTCTCTGAGTCCACCAAGAGAAAgaagcaacaacaataacaatggatTCCAACTATACTGGTGCTTCCAGTGCAACCGCATGGTGCGAGCCGCACACGATAACAACCCATCCTGTCCACGCTGCTTTGGCCAATTCATCCAAGAAATCAACATGCCAACCCCAAGACTCTTTCTCGATTTTACCCCTAACACTAACGACCCTTCTCCACAGCCCCGTCTTCTAGAAGCTCTCTCCCTCATGCTCGATCCCGCCTTCCAACAACCCCGTCGCCGCCCCCGCATCCGCATCCGCCGCCGCCAACCTTCCGACACATCCGACCCCCACCCTACAACTCGTCCCCGAACCTGGATCATCGTCCATCCCATCGGTGCTTCCCCCGAGGAGCTCGAAGCCATGGTTCCGCCGCCGCGCCGCGACCGTCCGGTGGTGCCGATCGGGGTGGACTCCAGGGACTACTTCCTTGGTCCGGGACTGAACGAACTGATCGAGCAGATTACCGAGAATGATAGGCCGGGTCCGGCGCCGGCGGCGGAGAGAGCGATCAGAGGGATACCGAGGGTGAAGATAGAAGCACAGCATCTGAAAGAGAATTCTCAGTGTCCGGTTTGTCAGGAAGAGTTTGAGGTTGGTGAAGAAGTGAGGGAGCTTCCATGTAAGCATGTTTATCACTCTGATTGCATTGTTCCGTGGCTGAGGCTTCATAATTCTTGCCCCGTTTGCCGCCATGAGGTGcccgatggtgatgatgatgatgaatgtgTTGCTGAGGGGAGGTTTCAGAGGTGCTTGAGGTGGACGAGGGTTTCTTCTCTTTGGCCATTTCATCACCACCGTCGACGTGTTCATCCTGCTGATCAAGGACCAGGAGAGAATAATAACGCTACTGCTTCTCTCAGGG CACCTAATCCAAGACGCTCTTGCACCATTCTTTAA